The following coding sequences are from one Candidatus Nitrohelix vancouverensis window:
- a CDS encoding CoA pyrophosphatase: MNLNLFSSRLRQNFPLVKEPASMEHSAAVMLILFPYLGRTHVLMIKRAMTLKLHKGEIAFPGGIFEDDDEHLLDTALRETQEEIDLEIPIERVMARMNPVETRTGFIVSPFVTLLDQAPDCRDSFNEDEVEEVLFIPLTPLIATQQRDVGFKREEEMYVYWYERHRIWGASAKMLHQLGELIF, encoded by the coding sequence CCCGTCTGCGGCAGAATTTCCCCCTCGTTAAAGAACCCGCAAGCATGGAGCATAGCGCGGCGGTCATGCTCATCCTGTTTCCCTACCTGGGGCGAACGCATGTGCTGATGATAAAACGGGCCATGACCCTGAAACTGCACAAAGGGGAGATCGCTTTCCCTGGCGGAATTTTTGAGGATGACGACGAGCATTTGCTCGATACGGCCCTGCGAGAAACTCAGGAGGAGATCGATCTGGAGATTCCGATAGAGCGGGTGATGGCGAGAATGAATCCGGTGGAAACCCGGACCGGCTTCATCGTATCGCCCTTCGTGACCCTGCTCGATCAGGCCCCGGATTGCAGGGACTCGTTCAACGAGGACGAGGTGGAAGAGGTGCTTTTCATTCCGCTGACGCCTCTGATCGCGACCCAGCAGAGGGATGTCGGCTTCAAGCGGGAAGAGGAAATGTATGTTTACTGGTACGAACGCCATCGTATTTGGGGCGCTTCGGCTAAAATGCTTCATCAATTGGGAGAATTGATCTTTTGA
- a CDS encoding ATP-grasp domain-containing protein, whose product MSDSNLLFLAPNWRVSLLAAFSESRLQIGVKGSLLAADSDPHSPVLKAADRSFLLPLFSEAQCLSAVTNLCASEKVRAILPVTNKAVEFLSEHRSVFEDAGVHLYVPSQETVALCHDKERLGHFLQSKGIATPELIDGADADPVFPLFAKRRVGEGGEETFVVRDAEDLRYIRSKFPEHLLQGFIEGREFSIDWFGDREGRPVFAAPRERLRVRAGEARVTRLEMDEGLIAKAHATAKALDLRGPCCLQGILDEAGEFYITDVNLRFGSGIQHTIVAGGDIPGMMYEELAGKRPEPPKKPLKTGTVMSRFSTGFMFDPEDGASGLK is encoded by the coding sequence ATGAGCGATAGCAATCTGTTGTTTCTGGCGCCCAACTGGCGCGTGTCCCTGTTGGCGGCGTTTTCCGAATCGCGTTTGCAGATCGGGGTCAAGGGCAGTCTGCTGGCGGCGGACAGCGACCCGCATTCCCCGGTATTGAAGGCGGCGGACCGTTCGTTTCTATTGCCGCTCTTTTCTGAAGCGCAGTGCCTGAGCGCGGTGACGAACTTATGTGCTTCGGAAAAAGTCCGGGCGATCTTACCCGTCACCAACAAGGCGGTGGAGTTTCTGAGCGAGCATCGTTCTGTTTTTGAAGACGCGGGCGTTCATTTGTATGTTCCGAGTCAGGAGACGGTCGCCTTGTGCCACGATAAAGAACGGCTGGGGCATTTTTTGCAGAGCAAAGGCATCGCGACGCCTGAGTTGATCGATGGGGCGGACGCCGATCCTGTATTTCCTTTGTTCGCCAAGCGTCGCGTTGGCGAAGGCGGCGAAGAAACCTTTGTTGTGCGCGATGCGGAAGATTTGCGCTACATCCGTTCCAAGTTTCCAGAGCATTTGTTGCAAGGCTTCATTGAGGGGCGAGAGTTCAGCATCGACTGGTTCGGCGACCGCGAAGGCCGTCCCGTGTTCGCCGCGCCGCGAGAACGCTTGCGGGTGAGGGCGGGCGAAGCGCGGGTGACGCGACTGGAGATGGATGAAGGTCTCATCGCAAAAGCCCATGCGACGGCGAAAGCGCTGGACTTGCGCGGGCCTTGTTGCTTGCAGGGTATTCTGGATGAAGCGGGAGAGTTTTATATCACCGACGTCAACCTGCGATTCGGGAGCGGGATTCAGCACACCATTGTCGCGGGCGGCGATATCCCCGGCATGATGTATGAGGAACTTGCGGGCAAAAGGCCGGAGCCGCCGAAGAAGCCGTTAAAAACAGGTACGGTCATGAGCCGTTTTTCTACGGGATTTATGTTTGATCCAGAGGATGGGGCGTCGGGTTTGAAGTGA